One Epidermidibacterium keratini DNA segment encodes these proteins:
- a CDS encoding inositol-3-phosphate synthase, which translates to MTDRMKDSAQPPNIAPATGKLGVLIVGLGAVTSTFLAGVEHLRRGAAEPVGSLTQRGTIRLGKRTEDRVPLIKDFVPLADLDDLVFGAWDPIADNAYEAALRCGVLDRHEHIEPIADFLKSITPMPAAFEQRWASRIRGENLKEGSPAELVEQLRADIRDFKERNGCDRLVMIWAASTEIFIELAPQHESLEKFEAALRDGEEMIAPSMLYAYAALMEGVPMANGAPNLTLDIPAIVELAESRGVPICGKDFKTGQTMIKTTLAPMLKARVLGLDGWYSTNILGNRDGEVLDDPANFKTKEESKLGVLEHILEPDRYPDLYGEMYHKVRINYYPPRGDSKEGWDNLDIFGWLGYPMQIKVDFLCRDSILAAPLVLDLVLFSDLAQRAGLVGVQEWLSFYFKDPQHAATVYPENDLFIQQTKLKNTLRWLMGEEQITHLGREYYPDE; encoded by the coding sequence ATGACTGACCGGATGAAGGACTCAGCGCAGCCGCCGAACATCGCACCGGCCACGGGCAAGCTCGGCGTACTCATCGTGGGGCTCGGCGCCGTCACCTCGACGTTCCTGGCCGGGGTCGAGCACCTGCGCCGCGGCGCGGCCGAGCCGGTCGGCTCGCTCACCCAGCGCGGCACGATCCGCCTCGGCAAGCGCACCGAGGACCGGGTGCCGCTGATCAAGGACTTCGTGCCGCTGGCCGATCTCGACGATCTCGTCTTCGGTGCCTGGGATCCCATCGCCGACAATGCCTATGAGGCCGCCCTGCGGTGCGGCGTACTCGACCGGCACGAGCACATCGAGCCGATCGCGGACTTCCTGAAGTCGATCACCCCGATGCCGGCGGCGTTCGAGCAGCGCTGGGCCAGCCGCATCCGCGGCGAGAACCTCAAAGAAGGCTCCCCGGCCGAGCTCGTCGAGCAGCTACGTGCGGACATCCGCGACTTCAAGGAGCGCAACGGCTGCGACCGCCTGGTGATGATCTGGGCGGCATCGACCGAGATCTTCATTGAGCTCGCCCCGCAGCACGAGAGCCTGGAGAAGTTCGAGGCGGCGCTGCGTGACGGCGAGGAGATGATCGCGCCGTCGATGCTCTACGCGTACGCCGCACTCATGGAGGGCGTGCCGATGGCCAACGGCGCTCCCAACCTCACCCTCGACATCCCGGCCATCGTCGAGCTCGCCGAGAGCCGCGGCGTACCGATCTGCGGCAAGGACTTCAAGACCGGCCAGACGATGATCAAGACGACGCTGGCGCCGATGCTCAAGGCGCGCGTGCTCGGGCTGGATGGCTGGTATTCGACCAACATCCTGGGCAACCGCGACGGCGAGGTGCTCGACGACCCGGCGAACTTCAAGACCAAGGAAGAGTCCAAGCTCGGCGTACTCGAGCACATCCTCGAGCCGGACCGCTATCCGGACCTCTACGGCGAGATGTACCACAAGGTGCGGATCAACTACTACCCTCCGCGCGGCGACAGCAAAGAGGGCTGGGACAACCTCGACATCTTTGGCTGGCTCGGTTACCCGATGCAGATCAAGGTCGACTTCCTGTGCCGCGACTCGATCCTTGCCGCGCCGCTGGTGCTCGATCTCGTGCTGTTTAGCGACCTGGCGCAGCGCGCCGGGCTGGTCGGCGTCCAGGAGTGGCTGTCGTTTTACTTCAAGGACCCGCAGCATGCGGCGACGGTCTATCCCGAGAACGACCTCTTCATCCAGCAGACCAAGCTCAAGAACACCCTACGGTGGCTGATGGGCGAGGAGCAGATCACCCACCTCGGCCGCGAGTACTACCCCGACGAGTAA
- a CDS encoding serine/threonine dehydratase: MTSSETLAPTRALIEDVAALIGDRVRRTPVVELGLPGGQAVTLKLELLQHTGSFKPRGAFANVLSAPSLPSTLVAASGGNHGLAVAYVARVLDLTAQIFVPQSAPAVKVARLRSLGAEVHQVGATYQEAYAASASAAAADDALGVHAYDGVLTLAGQGTTGREIAEQVTDVDSVLVAVGGGGFLGGIASWFGSQRRMVAVEPEGSATYAAALAAGQPVDISPGGLASDSLGASRIGSSAWQAMRAADVASLVVSDDEIVAARELLWRELRIAAEPGGAVALAAVLSGRYRPAPGEKVVVVVCGANADPADLPLD, translated from the coding sequence GTGACGAGTAGCGAGACCCTCGCCCCCACTCGCGCACTGATCGAAGACGTCGCCGCGCTGATCGGCGACCGGGTCCGGCGTACTCCCGTGGTGGAATTGGGGTTGCCCGGCGGCCAGGCGGTGACGCTCAAGCTCGAGCTGCTGCAGCACACCGGATCCTTCAAGCCCCGCGGCGCGTTTGCCAACGTGCTGTCGGCGCCGTCCCTGCCCTCGACGCTGGTCGCTGCGTCCGGTGGCAACCACGGGCTCGCGGTCGCGTACGTCGCGCGGGTGTTGGACCTGACGGCGCAGATCTTCGTGCCGCAGTCGGCACCGGCGGTCAAGGTCGCGCGGCTGCGCTCGCTGGGCGCCGAGGTGCACCAGGTCGGCGCGACCTACCAGGAGGCGTACGCCGCGTCTGCCTCTGCCGCGGCCGCCGATGACGCACTCGGAGTGCACGCCTACGACGGCGTACTCACGCTCGCCGGACAGGGCACGACCGGGCGGGAGATCGCCGAGCAGGTGACCGACGTCGACAGCGTGCTGGTGGCCGTCGGAGGCGGTGGGTTCCTCGGCGGCATCGCGTCGTGGTTCGGCTCGCAGCGCCGGATGGTGGCCGTCGAGCCGGAGGGGTCCGCGACGTACGCCGCGGCGCTGGCTGCCGGGCAGCCGGTCGACATCTCCCCCGGCGGGCTCGCCTCGGACTCGCTCGGCGCCTCTCGCATCGGATCCAGTGCATGGCAGGCGATGCGCGCGGCCGACGTTGCGTCGCTGGTCGTCAGTGACGACGAGATCGTCGCGGCCCGCGAGCTGCTGTGGCGCGAGCTGCGGATCGCCGCGGAGCCCGGCGGTGCGGTGGCGTTGGCCGCCGTACTCTCCGGGCGGTACCGTCCAGCGCCGGGCGAGAAGGTGGTCGTCGTAGTGTGCGGCGCCAACGCCGACCCCGCCGACCTCCCCCTCGACTGA
- a CDS encoding DUF5319 family protein, with translation MAFPHRDDPDESARRDRIARELFESLAPLDPFLDDLNDPSAELEREPDPEPLDDEAKRMVLEDLHDLDEFQSLLEPRGVRGICMECAGCEEMHYYEWEIMRSNLLNMLAHHQAHVHEPPFNPKPEEFVSWDYANGYADAVIELSSDE, from the coding sequence GTGGCATTTCCTCATCGAGACGACCCCGACGAGTCGGCCCGCCGCGACCGCATCGCCCGCGAGCTGTTCGAGTCGCTGGCGCCGTTAGACCCGTTCCTGGACGACCTCAACGACCCGAGCGCCGAGCTGGAGCGCGAGCCCGATCCGGAGCCGCTCGACGATGAGGCCAAGCGGATGGTGCTGGAGGACCTCCACGACCTCGACGAGTTCCAGTCACTGCTGGAACCGCGCGGCGTACGCGGCATCTGCATGGAGTGCGCCGGCTGCGAGGAGATGCACTACTACGAGTGGGAGATCATGCGCAGCAACCTGCTCAACATGCTGGCCCACCACCAGGCGCACGTGCACGAGCCGCCGTTCAACCCCAAGCCCGAGGAGTTCGTGAGCTGGGACTACGCCAACGGGTACGCCGACGCGGTGATCGAGCTGTCGAGTGACGAGTAG